One genomic region from Nilaparvata lugens isolate BPH chromosome 3, ASM1435652v1, whole genome shotgun sequence encodes:
- the LOC111064172 gene encoding uncharacterized protein LOC111064172 isoform X2: protein MRLGIDEPIIPTETSPLHNHQPDELRAAKNQFLSRLKERATSERTRVSEIFEEEAIRHPEAASNLSKENAQRSMGRAKKIVEPTGTPHSLEETRERLVGRGLLAKTRDGVEEFLLEEEFIEEGCAIAMGFGSRRTIQIMRQHPGEACHIFMDATFKVVPKQPERLRQLFSVHILFRNVVFPVAFFLMHSKTEEHYTRILSYLKENIITWEIQHIMTDFERGLMNAISQVWPSPGTQHHGCWFHYCQSIWRAVVSYGLVQATREDPALKRVIKLIMAIPHLPAEAGSIHSNEVPPFSIADGLAAVKRFAREENLLNEALARVFAYVRRYWLLRVGAQRLSVFRLPNRTNNCVESFHAKLLAALGPHLNIFEFIGGLQRIEQEFYFKQLRNDNILDLNNRNRGRMGRLTTAGIADSMNLLVRRQISLIDFLKRVSHQTDSLFDVFNHSLQANEGLFAEELEVDIRDEWITLDVDEEEDEEEVVVVEEAAAVPAVAEPVPERLVQRRPRGRGQSRGRRGQQPRGARGRSRLQQRGQGMNNRHNFGRCTICLDLESTHAAIPCGHICMCTRCANLNRQHNPRDLRCPLCNIPSTEYVRMWASDTV from the exons ACATCCTGAAGCAGCCAGCAACCTATCAAAAGAAAATGCCCAAAGGTCGATGGGGCGGGCCAAGAAGATCGTGGAGCCCACAGGGACCCCGCACTCATTGGAGGAGACAAGGGAGCGGCTAGTTGGACGAGGACTCCTCGCAAAAACTAGAGATGGGGTTGAAGAGTTCCTCCTCGAAGAGGAATTCATCGAGGAGGGATGTGCGATTGCCATGGGCTTCGGCAGTAGACGAACAATTCAAATAATGCGGCAGCATCCGGGAGAAGCTTGTCACATCTTCATGGATGCGACTTTCAAAGTGGTGCCCAAACAACCAGAGAGATTGCGGCAACTGTTCTCTGTTCATATTTTATTCAGGAATGTG GTATTCCCAGTTGCGTTTTTTCTTATGCATTCCAAAACAGAGGAACACTACACGagaatattgagttatttgaagGAAAATATCATTACCTGGGAGATTCAACACATAATGACTGACTTCGAGAGGGGCCTGATGAACGCCATCAGTCAAGTGTGGCCATCGCCAGGAACTCAACACCATGGATGTTGGTTCCATTATTGTCAG TCAATATGGAGAGCAGTTGTGAGCTACGGTCTCGTGCAAGCGACTCGTGAGGACCCCGCTCTAAAGCGAGTTATAAAACTCATAATGGCGATACCACATTTGCCTGCTGAAGCTGGTAGTATCCACAGCAATGAGGTTCCGCCATTTTCAATTGCTGATGGACTGGCAGCTGTAAAACGTTTCGCCAGAGAGGAGAACCTGCTCAACGAAGCACTAGCGCGTGTCTTTGCTTATGTGAGGAGATATTGGCTATTGAGAGTGGGAGCTCAACGGCTGAGTGTTTTTCGGCTGCCCAACAGAACCAACAACTGTGTGGAAAGCTTCCATGCGAAGTTGTTGGCGGCTCTTGGACCACACTTGAATATCTTCGAATTCATTG GAGGTCTCCAGCGAATCGAGCAGGAATTCTATTTCAAGCAGCTCAGAAATGACAACATCCTCGACCTGAATAACCGTAATCGCGGGAGGATGGGTCGTTTAACTACGGCCGGAATCGCTGACTCAATGAACTTACTCGTTCGACGACAAATAAGTTTGATTGACTTTTTAAAAAGAGTCTCACATCAGACTGACTCATTGTTTGATGTTTTCAACCACTCTCTACAAGCAAACGAGGGATTATTCGCGGAAGAACTGGAGGTTGACATCAGAGATGAGTGGATAACTCTAGACGTcgatgaggaggaggacgaggaagaGGTGGTGGTTGTGGAAGAAGCTGCTGCCGTCCCAGCTGTTGCCGAGCCAGTCCCAGAAAGGTTGGTGCAACGAAGACCTCGCGGCCGTGGCCAATCGCGGGGTCGTCGTGGCCAGCAGCCAAGAGGTGCTCGTGGCCGATCTCGTCTTCAACAGCGTGGGCAAGGAATGAACAACCGGCACAATTTCGGCCGCTGCACCATCTGTTTGGACCTCGAGTCAACCCATGCGGCGATTCCATGCGGTCACATCTGCATGTGCACTCGATGTGCTAATCTAAATAGACAACATAATCCACGGGACTTGAGATGCCCACTGTGCAATATTCCGAGCACGGAATACGTCAGAATGTGGGCATCGGATACTGTGTAG
- the LOC111064172 gene encoding uncharacterized protein LOC111064172 isoform X3, whose protein sequence is MGRAKKIVEPTGTPHSLEETRERLVGRGLLAKTRDGVEEFLLEEEFIEEGCAIAMGFGSRRTIQIMRQHPGEACHIFMDATFKVVPKQPERLRQLFSVHILFRNVVFPVAFFLMHSKTEEHYTRILSYLKENIITWEIQHIMTDFERGLMNAISQVWPSPGTQHHGCWFHYCQSIWRAVVSYGLVQATREDPALKRVIKLIMAIPHLPAEAGSIHSNEVPPFSIADGLAAVKRFAREENLLNEALARVFAYVRRYWLLRVGAQRLSVFRLPNRTNNCVESFHAKLLAALGPHLNIFEFIGGLQRIEQEFYFKQLRNDNILDLNNRNRGRMGRLTTAGIADSMNLLVRRQISLIDFLKRVSHQTDSLFDVFNHSLQANEGLFAEELEVDIRDEWITLDVDEEEDEEEVVVVEEAAAVPAVAEPVPERLVQRRPRGRGQSRGRRGQQPRGARGRSRLQQRGQGMNNRHNFGRCTICLDLESTHAAIPCGHICMCTRCANLNRQHNPRDLRCPLCNIPSTEYVRMWASDTV, encoded by the exons ATGGGGCGGGCCAAGAAGATCGTGGAGCCCACAGGGACCCCGCACTCATTGGAGGAGACAAGGGAGCGGCTAGTTGGACGAGGACTCCTCGCAAAAACTAGAGATGGGGTTGAAGAGTTCCTCCTCGAAGAGGAATTCATCGAGGAGGGATGTGCGATTGCCATGGGCTTCGGCAGTAGACGAACAATTCAAATAATGCGGCAGCATCCGGGAGAAGCTTGTCACATCTTCATGGATGCGACTTTCAAAGTGGTGCCCAAACAACCAGAGAGATTGCGGCAACTGTTCTCTGTTCATATTTTATTCAGGAATGTG GTATTCCCAGTTGCGTTTTTTCTTATGCATTCCAAAACAGAGGAACACTACACGagaatattgagttatttgaagGAAAATATCATTACCTGGGAGATTCAACACATAATGACTGACTTCGAGAGGGGCCTGATGAACGCCATCAGTCAAGTGTGGCCATCGCCAGGAACTCAACACCATGGATGTTGGTTCCATTATTGTCAG TCAATATGGAGAGCAGTTGTGAGCTACGGTCTCGTGCAAGCGACTCGTGAGGACCCCGCTCTAAAGCGAGTTATAAAACTCATAATGGCGATACCACATTTGCCTGCTGAAGCTGGTAGTATCCACAGCAATGAGGTTCCGCCATTTTCAATTGCTGATGGACTGGCAGCTGTAAAACGTTTCGCCAGAGAGGAGAACCTGCTCAACGAAGCACTAGCGCGTGTCTTTGCTTATGTGAGGAGATATTGGCTATTGAGAGTGGGAGCTCAACGGCTGAGTGTTTTTCGGCTGCCCAACAGAACCAACAACTGTGTGGAAAGCTTCCATGCGAAGTTGTTGGCGGCTCTTGGACCACACTTGAATATCTTCGAATTCATTG GAGGTCTCCAGCGAATCGAGCAGGAATTCTATTTCAAGCAGCTCAGAAATGACAACATCCTCGACCTGAATAACCGTAATCGCGGGAGGATGGGTCGTTTAACTACGGCCGGAATCGCTGACTCAATGAACTTACTCGTTCGACGACAAATAAGTTTGATTGACTTTTTAAAAAGAGTCTCACATCAGACTGACTCATTGTTTGATGTTTTCAACCACTCTCTACAAGCAAACGAGGGATTATTCGCGGAAGAACTGGAGGTTGACATCAGAGATGAGTGGATAACTCTAGACGTcgatgaggaggaggacgaggaagaGGTGGTGGTTGTGGAAGAAGCTGCTGCCGTCCCAGCTGTTGCCGAGCCAGTCCCAGAAAGGTTGGTGCAACGAAGACCTCGCGGCCGTGGCCAATCGCGGGGTCGTCGTGGCCAGCAGCCAAGAGGTGCTCGTGGCCGATCTCGTCTTCAACAGCGTGGGCAAGGAATGAACAACCGGCACAATTTCGGCCGCTGCACCATCTGTTTGGACCTCGAGTCAACCCATGCGGCGATTCCATGCGGTCACATCTGCATGTGCACTCGATGTGCTAATCTAAATAGACAACATAATCCACGGGACTTGAGATGCCCACTGTGCAATATTCCGAGCACGGAATACGTCAGAATGTGGGCATCGGATACTGTGTAG